In the Acidovorax sp. A79 genome, one interval contains:
- a CDS encoding branched-chain amino acid ABC transporter permease: MDILLQQIINGLVLGSMYALIALGYTMVYGIIQLINFAHGEVLMIGALTSWSCIGMMQAAMPGAPGWLILLLATLIACVVAATLNFVIEKVAYRPLRNSPRLAPLITAIGMSILLQTLAMIIWKPNYKPYPTMLPSTPFQVGGAFITPTQILILGVTAVALASLVYLVNHTNLGRAMRATAENPRVASLMGVKPDMVISATFIIGAILAAVAGIMYASNYGTAQHTMGFLPGLKAFTAAVFGGIGNLAGAVVGGILLGLIEAIGSGYIGTLTGGLLGSHYTDIFAFIVLIIILTLRPSGLLGERVADRA, encoded by the coding sequence ATGGACATTTTGCTGCAACAGATCATCAACGGTCTGGTACTCGGCAGCATGTACGCCTTGATAGCCTTGGGCTACACCATGGTGTACGGCATTATTCAGCTGATCAATTTCGCCCACGGCGAGGTGCTGATGATCGGGGCTCTGACCAGTTGGAGCTGTATAGGAATGATGCAGGCCGCGATGCCGGGCGCGCCTGGCTGGCTGATCCTGCTGCTGGCGACCCTCATTGCCTGCGTGGTCGCCGCGACGCTCAATTTCGTGATCGAGAAGGTGGCCTACCGGCCCCTGCGCAACAGTCCGCGCCTGGCACCCCTGATCACCGCCATCGGCATGTCGATCCTGCTGCAGACGCTGGCGATGATCATCTGGAAGCCCAACTACAAGCCCTATCCCACGATGCTGCCCAGCACGCCGTTCCAGGTCGGCGGCGCCTTCATCACCCCCACGCAGATCCTGATCCTGGGCGTGACGGCCGTGGCCCTCGCTTCCCTCGTGTACCTGGTGAACCACACCAACCTGGGCCGCGCCATGCGCGCCACGGCCGAGAACCCCCGCGTGGCCTCGCTCATGGGCGTCAAGCCCGACATGGTGATCTCCGCCACCTTCATCATCGGCGCCATCCTGGCGGCCGTGGCCGGCATCATGTATGCCTCCAACTACGGCACGGCGCAGCACACCATGGGCTTCCTGCCCGGGCTCAAGGCCTTCACGGCAGCCGTGTTCGGCGGCATCGGCAACCTGGCCGGCGCGGTGGTCGGCGGCATCCTGCTGGGCCTCATCGAAGCCATCGGCTCGGGCTACATCGGCACGCTCACGGGCGGCCTGCTGGGCAGCCACTACACCGACATCTTTGCGTTCATCGTGCTCATCATCATCCTGACGCTGCGCCCCTCGGGCCTGCTGGGTGAGCGTGTGGCGGATCGCGCCTGA
- a CDS encoding replication-associated recombination protein A yields MAARNAPPETSQALHRPLAERLRPRTLGEVIGQQHVLGPGMPLRLAFESGRPHSCILWGPPGVGKTTIARLMADAFDAQFISISAVLGGVKDIREAVERAEAARDGLMQQRTIVFVDEVHRFNKSQQDAFLPHVESGLFTFIGATTENPSFEVNSALLSRAAVYVLQPLSEQDLKQIVALAQAEQALPAIEDVAIERLVAYADGDARRLLNTLETLAMAAAQEKLPEITDAWLLKVLGERMRRYDKGGEQFYDTISALHKSVRGSDPDAALYWLVRMLDGGADPRYMARRLVRMASEDIGLADPRALRLALDATEVYERLGSPEGELALAECVVYLAVAPKSNAVYKAYNAARAWVKKDGTRPVPMHLRNAPTQLMKQLDYGKGYRYAHDEEGGFAAGENYLPEGMPEPGFYAPVERGLEIKIAQKLRELRDRNASADSGDGQGGGT; encoded by the coding sequence ATGGCCGCCCGCAACGCCCCCCCAGAAACCTCGCAGGCGCTCCACCGCCCCCTGGCCGAGCGCCTGCGGCCCCGCACGCTGGGCGAGGTGATCGGCCAGCAGCATGTGCTGGGCCCGGGCATGCCGCTGCGGCTCGCGTTCGAGTCGGGCCGCCCGCACAGCTGCATCCTCTGGGGGCCGCCCGGCGTGGGCAAGACCACCATCGCGCGCCTGATGGCCGATGCGTTCGATGCGCAGTTCATCAGCATCAGCGCCGTGCTGGGCGGGGTCAAGGACATCCGCGAGGCCGTGGAACGCGCCGAGGCCGCGCGCGACGGGCTGATGCAGCAGCGCACCATCGTCTTCGTCGACGAGGTGCACCGCTTCAACAAGAGCCAGCAGGATGCCTTCCTGCCGCATGTGGAGAGCGGGCTGTTCACCTTCATCGGCGCGACCACCGAAAACCCCTCGTTCGAGGTGAACTCCGCGCTGCTGTCGCGCGCCGCCGTCTATGTGCTGCAGCCGCTGTCCGAGCAGGATTTGAAGCAGATTGTGGCCCTGGCCCAGGCGGAGCAAGCGCTTCCAGCTATTGAAGATGTAGCAATCGAGCGCCTGGTGGCCTACGCCGACGGCGATGCCCGCCGCCTGCTCAACACGCTCGAAACCCTGGCGATGGCGGCGGCCCAGGAGAAGCTGCCCGAGATCACCGATGCCTGGCTGCTCAAGGTGCTGGGCGAGCGCATGCGCCGCTACGACAAGGGCGGCGAGCAGTTCTACGACACCATCAGCGCGCTGCACAAGTCGGTGCGGGGCTCCGACCCCGACGCCGCGCTGTACTGGCTGGTGCGCATGCTCGACGGCGGTGCCGATCCGCGCTACATGGCCCGCCGCCTGGTGCGCATGGCCAGCGAGGACATCGGCCTGGCCGACCCGCGCGCGCTGCGCCTGGCGCTGGATGCGACCGAGGTGTACGAGCGCCTGGGCAGTCCCGAGGGCGAACTGGCCCTGGCCGAATGCGTGGTGTACCTGGCCGTCGCACCCAAGTCGAACGCGGTCTACAAGGCCTACAACGCGGCCCGCGCCTGGGTGAAGAAGGACGGGACCCGCCCCGTGCCCATGCACCTGCGCAATGCACCAACCCAGCTCATGAAGCAGCTGGACTACGGCAAGGGCTACCGCTACGCGCACGACGAGGAGGGCGGCTTCGCGGCGGGCGAGAACTACCTGCCCGAAGGCATGCCGGAGCCCGGTTTCTACGCGCCGGTGGAGCGCGGGCTCGAAATCAAGATCGCACAGAAGTTGCGTGAACTGCGGGACCGCAATGCGTCGGCCGATTCCGGAGACGGGCAGGGCGGCGGCACCTGA
- a CDS encoding DUF1304 domain-containing protein, with protein MSLAANIVVGLIGLLHVYILVLEMFLWEKPAGRRAFGQSREQAAATKVLAANQGLYNGFLAAGLFWGLTLGDAGLGVKVFFLLCVLVAGLYGAATASRKILFIQSVPAAIGLALLLLG; from the coding sequence ATGTCCCTTGCCGCCAATATCGTCGTCGGTCTGATCGGCCTCCTGCACGTGTACATCCTGGTGCTGGAGATGTTCCTCTGGGAAAAGCCCGCCGGACGGCGCGCCTTTGGCCAATCCCGCGAGCAGGCCGCCGCGACCAAGGTGCTGGCGGCGAACCAGGGGCTCTACAACGGATTCCTGGCGGCGGGCCTGTTCTGGGGGCTGACGCTGGGAGATGCCGGCCTGGGCGTGAAGGTGTTCTTCCTGCTGTGCGTGCTGGTCGCCGGCCTGTATGGGGCGGCCACGGCCAGCCGCAAGATCCTGTTCATCCAGTCCGTGCCGGCCGCCATCGGCCTTGCCTTGCTGCTGCTGGGGTGA
- the lolA gene encoding outer membrane lipoprotein chaperone LolA, with protein sequence MKKIATAILIAASATLASADGLKSLESFMKGTQTGRADFSQTVTSPPKDGQTARTKISSGSFEFQRPGRFKFVYKKPFEQTIVADGQTLWLYDVDLNQVTQRAQAQALGTTPAALLASAPDLSALKAEFTLESAPDQDGLQWVLASPKAKDGQLRSVRVGFAGEQLAALDILDSFGQRSLIRFTGMQANAALPAGTFQFKPPAGADVVKQ encoded by the coding sequence TTGAAAAAGATCGCCACTGCAATTTTGATAGCTGCCAGCGCAACACTGGCAAGCGCTGATGGCCTGAAAAGCCTTGAATCCTTCATGAAGGGCACGCAGACCGGCCGGGCGGACTTCAGCCAGACGGTGACCTCGCCGCCCAAGGACGGGCAGACCGCGCGCACCAAGATTTCCAGCGGCAGCTTCGAGTTCCAGCGCCCCGGGCGCTTCAAGTTCGTCTACAAGAAACCTTTCGAGCAGACCATCGTGGCCGACGGCCAGACCCTGTGGCTCTACGACGTGGACCTGAACCAGGTCACCCAGCGCGCGCAGGCGCAGGCCCTGGGCACCACCCCGGCGGCGCTGCTGGCCTCGGCGCCCGATCTGTCGGCGCTGAAGGCCGAATTCACGCTGGAGTCCGCGCCGGACCAGGATGGCCTGCAGTGGGTGCTCGCCAGCCCCAAGGCCAAGGACGGCCAGCTCAGGAGCGTGCGCGTGGGCTTTGCCGGCGAGCAGCTCGCGGCGCTGGACATCCTGGACAGTTTCGGCCAGCGCTCGCTGATCCGTTTCACCGGCATGCAGGCCAATGCCGCGCTGCCCGCCGGCACGTTCCAGTTCAAGCCCCCGGCCGGGGCGGACGTGGTCAAGCAGTAA
- a CDS encoding DNA translocase FtsK yields the protein MTYSLNTLNASAAAKSPPRTGAARFGHEIGLMVGLLALVFWLLALFSYSAQDAAWSTSGVRGGRMVANWAGRFGAWLADGSYFALGFSVWWCVAAGVRAWLSSLARWMRGGESVAGAAGPMRRRALFWAGLVVLMCSSTALEWSRLYRFESFLPGHAGGVLGYIMGPASVKWLGFTGSGLLAIVLAVLGAALVFRFSWGHVAEFVGGRIDALVQSRLAQREVAKDVAVGRKAAREREVVVLEERIESEVQHPEPIQIIEPVLVDVPQSTRVVKERQKPLFTEMPDSKLPLVDLLDGPLQRQETVAPETLEMTSRLIEKKLKDFGVEVRVVAAMPGPVITRYEIEPATGVKGSQIVGLAKDLARSLSLVSIRVVETIPGKNYMALELPNAKRQSIRLSEILGSQVYHEAKSMLTMGLGKDIVGNPVVADLAKMPHVLVAGTTGSGKSVGINAMILSLLYKAEARDVRLLMIDPKMLEMSVYEGIPHLLAPVVTDMKQAAHGLNWCVAEMERRYKLMSKLGVRNLAGYNVKIDEAKAREEFIYNPFSLTPEEPEPLQRLPHIVVIIDELADLMMVVGKKIEELIARLAQKARAAGIHLILATQRPSVDVITGLIKANIPTRIAFSVGSKIDSRTILDQMGAEALLGMGDMLYMASGTGLPIRVHGAFVSDEEVHRVVSYLKEQGEPDYIDGVLEGGTVDGEGDLSGEGGGDGGEKDPMYDQAVEVVLKDRKASISYVQRKLRIGYNRSARLLEDMEKAGLVSGLTTSGQREVLVPARSE from the coding sequence ATGACCTATTCCCTCAATACCCTGAATGCATCGGCGGCGGCCAAGTCGCCGCCCCGCACGGGCGCTGCCCGTTTTGGCCATGAAATCGGCCTCATGGTGGGGCTGCTGGCCCTGGTTTTCTGGCTTCTGGCCCTGTTCAGCTATTCGGCGCAGGATGCCGCCTGGTCCACCTCGGGCGTCCGGGGCGGACGCATGGTCGCCAACTGGGCGGGCCGGTTCGGCGCGTGGCTGGCCGATGGCAGCTACTTCGCGCTGGGGTTTTCGGTGTGGTGGTGCGTGGCGGCCGGCGTGCGCGCCTGGCTTTCGTCGCTGGCGCGCTGGATGCGCGGCGGAGAGTCCGTTGCGGGGGCCGCGGGCCCGATGCGGCGGCGGGCACTTTTCTGGGCCGGCCTGGTGGTGCTGATGTGCTCCAGCACCGCGCTGGAATGGTCGCGCCTGTACCGGTTTGAATCCTTCCTGCCCGGGCATGCCGGTGGCGTGCTGGGCTACATCATGGGCCCCGCCAGCGTGAAGTGGCTGGGCTTCACGGGCTCGGGCCTGCTGGCCATCGTGCTGGCGGTGCTGGGCGCGGCGCTGGTGTTCCGCTTCTCGTGGGGCCACGTCGCGGAGTTCGTGGGCGGCCGCATCGACGCGCTGGTGCAGTCGCGCCTGGCCCAGCGCGAGGTGGCCAAGGACGTGGCCGTGGGCCGCAAGGCGGCCCGCGAGCGCGAGGTGGTGGTGCTGGAAGAGCGCATCGAGAGCGAGGTGCAGCACCCCGAGCCCATCCAGATCATCGAGCCGGTCCTGGTGGACGTCCCGCAGAGCACCCGCGTGGTCAAGGAGCGCCAGAAGCCCCTGTTCACCGAGATGCCCGACAGCAAGCTGCCGCTGGTGGACCTGCTCGACGGCCCGCTGCAGCGCCAGGAGACCGTGGCGCCCGAGACGCTGGAGATGACCAGCCGCCTCATCGAGAAGAAGCTCAAGGATTTCGGCGTGGAAGTGCGCGTGGTAGCCGCCATGCCCGGCCCCGTGATCACGCGCTACGAGATCGAGCCCGCCACGGGCGTGAAAGGCTCGCAGATCGTGGGCCTGGCCAAGGACCTGGCGCGTTCGCTCAGCCTGGTGTCCATCCGCGTGGTGGAGACCATCCCGGGCAAGAACTACATGGCGCTGGAGCTGCCCAACGCCAAGCGCCAGTCCATCCGCCTGTCCGAGATCCTCGGCTCGCAGGTCTACCACGAGGCCAAGAGCATGCTCACCATGGGCCTGGGCAAGGACATCGTGGGCAATCCGGTGGTGGCAGACCTCGCCAAGATGCCGCACGTGCTGGTGGCTGGTACCACGGGCTCGGGCAAGTCGGTGGGGATCAACGCCATGATCCTCTCGCTGCTGTACAAGGCCGAGGCGCGCGATGTGCGCCTGTTGATGATCGACCCCAAGATGCTGGAAATGTCGGTCTACGAGGGCATTCCGCACCTGCTGGCGCCCGTGGTCACCGACATGAAGCAGGCCGCCCACGGCCTGAACTGGTGCGTGGCCGAGATGGAGCGGCGCTACAAGCTCATGTCCAAACTGGGCGTGCGCAACCTGGCGGGCTACAACGTCAAGATCGACGAAGCCAAGGCGCGCGAGGAGTTCATCTACAACCCCTTCAGCCTGACGCCCGAGGAGCCCGAGCCGCTGCAGCGCCTGCCGCACATCGTGGTCATCATCGACGAGCTGGCCGACCTGATGATGGTGGTGGGCAAGAAGATCGAGGAGCTGATCGCCCGCCTGGCGCAGAAGGCGCGGGCGGCCGGTATCCATCTGATTTTGGCCACGCAGCGGCCCAGCGTGGATGTGATCACCGGCCTGATCAAGGCCAATATCCCGACCCGCATCGCGTTCTCGGTGGGCTCCAAGATCGACAGCCGCACCATCCTGGACCAGATGGGTGCCGAAGCCCTGCTGGGCATGGGCGACATGCTCTACATGGCCAGCGGCACCGGCCTGCCGATCCGGGTGCATGGCGCCTTCGTGTCGGACGAGGAAGTACACCGTGTCGTCAGCTACCTCAAGGAACAAGGGGAGCCGGACTACATAGACGGCGTGCTCGAAGGCGGAACTGTGGATGGCGAGGGGGATCTGTCAGGGGAGGGCGGCGGCGACGGGGGTGAGAAGGACCCCATGTACGACCAGGCCGTCGAAGTGGTGCTCAAGGACCGCAAGGCGAGCATCTCGTACGTGCAGCGCAAGCTGCGCATTGGCTACAACCGCTCTGCGCGTTTGCTGGAAGACATGGAAAAGGCGGGCCTCGTCAGTGGCCTGACCACCAGCGGCCAGCGCGAGGTTTTGGTGCCGGCGCGCAGCGAGTGA
- a CDS encoding Crp/Fnr family transcriptional regulator: MSTMLSNLDLLRRVPLFSLLTVTQAEVISGAVIKRRFKRGEALVEQGQKSNALFILLTGRARVMTSDSRGREVILATLSQGDYLGEMSIIDNEPHSATVRAEVQTDVLMLGRAEFARCLTENASMSLVVMRGLVKRLRHADRKIESLALLDVYGRVAHALLDFALPDAQGQLVIKDKISRQDLAKMVGASREMVSRVMKDLEERGFVEVLPSGATLLKDRLNALG; this comes from the coding sequence ATGTCGACGATGTTGTCCAACCTGGACCTGCTGCGCCGGGTTCCGCTGTTCTCGCTGCTGACGGTGACGCAGGCCGAGGTGATCAGTGGCGCGGTGATCAAGCGCCGCTTCAAGCGGGGCGAGGCGCTGGTGGAGCAGGGGCAGAAGTCCAATGCGCTGTTCATCCTGCTCACGGGACGCGCCCGGGTGATGACCTCCGACAGCCGGGGGCGCGAGGTGATCCTGGCCACGCTCTCGCAGGGCGACTACCTGGGCGAGATGAGCATCATCGACAACGAACCCCATTCGGCCACGGTGCGTGCCGAGGTGCAGACCGACGTGCTCATGCTCGGCCGCGCCGAGTTCGCCCGCTGCCTGACCGAGAACGCCTCGATGTCGCTGGTCGTGATGCGCGGCCTGGTCAAGCGCCTGCGCCATGCCGATCGCAAGATCGAGTCGCTGGCTCTGCTGGACGTGTACGGCCGGGTGGCCCATGCGCTGCTGGACTTCGCGCTGCCGGATGCCCAGGGCCAGCTCGTGATCAAGGACAAGATCTCGCGCCAGGACCTGGCCAAGATGGTGGGCGCCTCGCGCGAGATGGTCAGCCGCGTGATGAAGGACCTGGAAGAGCGTGGCTTCGTCGAGGTCCTGCCCAGCGGCGCCACCCTGCTCAAGGACCGGCTGAACGCCCTGGGTTGA
- the trxB gene encoding thioredoxin-disulfide reductase, which produces MSTTQHAKVLILGSGPAGYTAAVYAARANLNPVLITGMAQGGQLMTTTEVDNWPADVHGVQGPELMQRFLEHAERFKTQVIFDHINKVDFSQRPFTLTGDSGTYTCDALILATGASAKYLGLPSEEAFMGKGVSGCATCDGFFYREQDVCVVGGGNTAVEEALYLSNIARKVTLVHRRDKFKAEPILVDKLNEKVAAGKIELKLFHTLDEVLGDNTGVTGIRIKSTKDGSTQDIQLQGCFIAIGHAPNTEIFQGQLEMENGYIITQGGLKGFATQTSVPGVFAAGDVQDHVYRQAITSAGTGCMAALDAQRFLEQES; this is translated from the coding sequence ATGTCCACCACCCAACACGCGAAAGTTCTGATTCTTGGCTCCGGCCCCGCGGGCTACACGGCGGCCGTCTATGCCGCACGGGCCAACCTGAATCCGGTGCTCATCACCGGCATGGCCCAGGGCGGCCAGCTGATGACCACGACCGAGGTGGACAACTGGCCCGCCGACGTGCACGGCGTGCAAGGCCCCGAGCTGATGCAGCGCTTCCTGGAGCACGCCGAGCGCTTCAAGACCCAGGTGATCTTCGACCATATCAACAAGGTCGATTTCAGCCAGCGTCCCTTCACGCTCACCGGCGACAGCGGCACCTACACCTGCGACGCGCTGATCCTGGCCACGGGCGCCTCCGCCAAGTACCTGGGCCTGCCTTCGGAAGAGGCCTTCATGGGCAAGGGCGTGTCCGGCTGCGCGACCTGCGACGGTTTCTTCTACCGCGAGCAGGACGTCTGCGTGGTCGGCGGCGGCAATACGGCGGTGGAAGAAGCGCTGTACCTGTCGAACATCGCCCGCAAGGTCACCCTGGTGCACCGCCGGGACAAGTTCAAGGCAGAGCCCATCCTGGTGGACAAGCTCAACGAGAAGGTCGCGGCGGGCAAGATCGAGCTCAAGCTGTTTCACACGCTCGACGAAGTGCTGGGCGACAACACCGGCGTGACCGGCATCCGCATCAAGAGCACCAAGGACGGCAGCACGCAAGACATCCAGCTGCAAGGCTGCTTCATCGCCATCGGGCATGCGCCCAACACCGAGATCTTCCAGGGCCAGTTGGAGATGGAAAACGGCTACATCATCACCCAGGGCGGCCTCAAGGGTTTTGCCACCCAGACCAGCGTGCCGGGCGTCTTCGCCGCGGGCGACGTGCAGGACCACGTGTACCGCCAGGCCATCACCAGCGCCGGCACGGGCTGCATGGCCGCGCTGGACGCCCAGCGCTTCTTGGAACAGGAGAGTTGA
- the rpmB gene encoding 50S ribosomal protein L28: MARVCDVTGKKPMVGNNVSHANNKTKRRFLPNLQYRRFWVETENRWVRLRVSSAALRLIDKNGIDSVLADLRARGQA, translated from the coding sequence ATGGCACGCGTCTGCGACGTAACGGGCAAGAAGCCCATGGTCGGAAACAATGTTTCCCACGCCAACAACAAAACCAAGCGCCGGTTCCTGCCGAACCTGCAATACCGCCGTTTCTGGGTCGAGACCGAAAACCGCTGGGTTCGCCTGCGTGTTTCGAGCGCTGCCCTGCGTTTGATCGACAAGAACGGTATCGACTCGGTGCTCGCAGACCTGCGCGCACGTGGTCAGGCTTAA
- the rpmG gene encoding 50S ribosomal protein L33, whose product MASKGGRDKIKLESTAGTGHFYTTTKNKKTMPEKMLIMKFDPKARKHVEYKEMKLK is encoded by the coding sequence ATGGCAAGCAAAGGCGGACGCGACAAGATCAAGCTGGAATCCACTGCGGGTACCGGCCACTTCTACACCACGACCAAGAACAAGAAGACCATGCCCGAGAAAATGCTGATCATGAAATTTGATCCAAAAGCTCGCAAGCATGTGGAATACAAGGAAATGAAGCTGAAGTAA
- a CDS encoding PLP-dependent aminotransferase family protein encodes MPRSSDTREPPLYRQLAGLYEQAIAAGSLKPGMRMPSVRELCQRHQVSLTTALQVLRHLESQGCVEARERVGYFVRELGGVALPEAREPEVHEPLASDPQAFAGINERISVFLDKARRAGPLPLDLGSAMPAPSLFDAKALNRLAHGLLREQPDILVYGPSAPTTHPEFQQAMARHALTFGVCVAPADIGATHGNSEAVNLALDAVAGPGDVIAVESPTFFGILQAIEVRGLRALEIPCSPHTGISLEALELAARNEPRLKGVVVVPHLQMPQGSVMPDAHKERLVALCVEHGLALIEDDIYREFVESPHVLRPAKAWDRPGDAGQVIYCASLSKSFAPGLRQGWMSAGRWQARVQMLKFARTRNMQTWSQLLAARSVDSPAYERHMRRMRVQLRLQREQSARAVARYFPTGTRLSLPPGGLSLWLELPAGISSTLLYDQALQNGIRIAPGPMFTNTGRYEHFLRLSCGMPFTAQVEEGYRTLGALMADQLAVRAPASRKVA; translated from the coding sequence ATGCCACGCTCCTCCGACACCCGGGAACCTCCCCTCTACCGCCAACTGGCGGGCTTGTACGAGCAGGCGATCGCCGCGGGCAGCCTTAAGCCCGGCATGCGCATGCCGTCCGTGCGCGAACTGTGCCAGCGCCATCAGGTGAGCCTGACCACGGCGCTGCAGGTGCTGCGCCACCTCGAATCCCAGGGGTGCGTGGAGGCGCGCGAGCGCGTGGGCTACTTCGTGCGCGAACTGGGCGGCGTGGCGCTCCCGGAGGCGCGCGAACCCGAGGTGCATGAACCGCTGGCCAGCGACCCCCAAGCCTTTGCGGGTATCAATGAGCGCATTTCGGTTTTTCTGGACAAGGCCCGCCGTGCAGGCCCCCTGCCGCTGGACCTGGGCAGCGCGATGCCGGCGCCCAGCCTGTTCGATGCGAAGGCGCTCAACCGGCTTGCCCATGGCCTGCTGCGGGAGCAGCCGGACATCCTGGTGTATGGCCCTTCGGCACCCACGACGCATCCCGAGTTCCAGCAGGCCATGGCGCGGCATGCGCTCACCTTTGGCGTGTGCGTGGCCCCGGCGGACATCGGCGCCACCCACGGAAACTCCGAGGCGGTGAATCTGGCGCTGGATGCGGTGGCCGGGCCGGGCGACGTGATTGCGGTCGAATCCCCCACCTTCTTCGGCATCCTGCAGGCCATCGAGGTGCGCGGGCTGCGCGCGCTGGAGATTCCCTGCAGCCCCCACACCGGCATATCGCTGGAGGCGCTGGAACTGGCCGCGCGCAACGAGCCGCGGCTCAAGGGCGTGGTGGTGGTTCCTCATCTGCAGATGCCGCAGGGCAGCGTGATGCCCGACGCGCACAAGGAGCGCCTGGTGGCGCTGTGCGTGGAGCATGGCCTGGCCCTCATCGAGGACGATATCTACCGCGAATTCGTGGAGTCGCCGCATGTGCTGCGCCCCGCCAAGGCCTGGGACCGGCCGGGCGATGCGGGGCAGGTGATCTATTGCGCCTCGCTCAGCAAGAGCTTCGCCCCCGGCCTGCGCCAGGGATGGATGAGCGCGGGGCGCTGGCAGGCCCGGGTGCAGATGCTCAAGTTCGCCCGCACGCGCAACATGCAGACGTGGTCGCAGCTGCTGGCCGCGCGCAGCGTGGATTCCCCGGCCTATGAACGCCACATGCGCCGCATGCGTGTGCAGCTGCGCCTGCAGCGGGAGCAGTCCGCGCGGGCCGTGGCCCGCTACTTTCCGACCGGCACGCGGCTGAGCCTGCCTCCGGGAGGGTTGAGCCTGTGGCTGGAGCTGCCGGCCGGCATTTCGTCCACGCTGCTGTACGACCAAGCGCTGCAAAACGGCATCCGCATCGCCCCCGGGCCCATGTTCACCAACACGGGGCGCTATGAACATTTCCTGCGCCTGAGCTGCGGCATGCCCTTCACCGCGCAGGTGGAGGAGGGCTACCGCACGCTGGGTGCCTTGATGGCGGACCAGCTGGCCGTGCGGGCGCCCGCCTCGCGCAAGGTTGCCTAG
- a CDS encoding fatty acid desaturase: MLLPDWAVLNAAIDWLGHGLWNLAWWQIILYTLATTHITIAAVTIFLHRAQAHRALDLHAIPSHFFRFWLWIGTGMVTKEWVAIHRKHHAKCETVDDPHSPQTRGLDTVMWRGAELYRAESKNMETMKKFGHGTPDDWMERNVYTRYGWQGVGLMLILNLALFGALGAAVWAVQMLWIPFWAAGVVNGVGHYWGYRNFEAQDASTNLSPWGIIIGGEELHNNHHTYPTSAKFSVKPYEFDIGWVYISLMKKIGWATVKKVPPKLQLGDVKPVADEKTLEALIANRYEVMAGYARGVRQACKEEIAALQARQADASVLKAAKRWLHRDAEKVPAVALPQLAQARAAHPALDKMVTMREELRQLWLNTSHSREQLTADLQAWCRRAEESGIAALREFSLRLRAAQA, encoded by the coding sequence ATGCTGTTACCCGATTGGGCTGTGCTGAACGCCGCCATTGACTGGCTCGGCCATGGTTTGTGGAACCTGGCCTGGTGGCAGATCATCCTGTACACCCTGGCGACGACCCACATCACCATCGCGGCGGTCACGATTTTCCTGCACCGCGCCCAGGCGCACCGCGCGTTGGATTTGCATGCCATCCCCTCGCACTTCTTCCGCTTCTGGCTGTGGATCGGCACGGGCATGGTCACCAAGGAATGGGTGGCGATCCACCGCAAGCACCACGCCAAGTGCGAAACGGTGGACGACCCGCACAGTCCCCAGACACGGGGCCTCGATACCGTGATGTGGCGTGGTGCCGAGCTGTACCGCGCCGAGTCAAAGAACATGGAGACCATGAAGAAGTTCGGCCACGGCACGCCGGATGACTGGATGGAGCGCAACGTCTATACCCGCTACGGCTGGCAGGGCGTGGGCCTCATGCTGATCCTGAACCTCGCCCTGTTCGGTGCCCTGGGCGCTGCCGTGTGGGCGGTTCAGATGCTCTGGATTCCCTTCTGGGCGGCGGGCGTGGTCAATGGCGTGGGCCACTACTGGGGCTACCGCAACTTCGAGGCGCAGGATGCCAGCACCAACCTGTCGCCCTGGGGGATCATCATTGGCGGCGAGGAACTGCACAACAACCACCATACCTACCCCACCTCGGCCAAGTTCTCGGTCAAGCCCTATGAGTTCGATATCGGCTGGGTCTACATCAGTCTGATGAAGAAGATCGGCTGGGCCACCGTCAAGAAGGTTCCACCCAAGCTGCAGCTGGGCGATGTGAAGCCCGTGGCGGACGAAAAGACGCTGGAGGCCCTCATCGCCAACCGCTACGAGGTGATGGCCGGTTATGCGCGCGGTGTGCGCCAGGCCTGCAAGGAGGAGATTGCCGCATTGCAGGCGCGCCAGGCCGATGCGTCGGTGCTCAAGGCCGCCAAGCGCTGGCTTCACCGCGATGCGGAGAAGGTGCCTGCCGTGGCCCTGCCGCAACTGGCCCAGGCGCGCGCCGCGCACCCGGCCCTCGACAAGATGGTGACCATGCGGGAAGAATTGCGCCAGCTGTGGCTCAATACCTCGCACTCCCGCGAGCAGTTGACGGCCGATCTGCAGGCATGGTGCCGCCGCGCCGAGGAAAGCGGCATTGCGGCGCTGCGCGAGTTCTCGCTGCGGTTGCGTGCGGCCCAGGCCTAG